One part of the Sphingobacterium sp. LZ7M1 genome encodes these proteins:
- a CDS encoding HNH endonuclease — MPNFRETLPQRRLNRAECKHYSSYLKTLRADFHHRCGYCNDHDKIRIRSFTIDHFVPQNPDGFIHNIKNNYYYNLVYSCRYCNAAKSNKWPSKDAAIHHDANEGFIDPCNQDYTDLFKRENSGRIIANNPVNALSNYIIKELNLWQPIHERMWKLERIKVLSEEVNNKLKQLPNGDLKEFVKALHYEILTVLESVQSSIFIEND, encoded by the coding sequence ATGCCTAATTTCAGAGAGACTTTACCGCAAAGAAGATTAAATCGGGCGGAATGTAAACATTACTCCTCCTATCTAAAGACACTAAGGGCAGACTTTCATCACAGGTGCGGATATTGCAATGATCATGATAAAATCAGAATCAGAAGCTTCACAATTGATCATTTTGTGCCACAAAATCCTGATGGATTTATACATAACATAAAGAACAACTACTATTATAACTTGGTTTATTCATGTAGATATTGTAATGCTGCAAAATCTAACAAGTGGCCTAGTAAAGATGCGGCTATTCATCATGACGCCAACGAGGGGTTTATCGACCCCTGTAATCAAGATTACACAGATCTTTTTAAACGAGAAAATTCGGGACGGATTATCGCCAATAACCCTGTAAATGCCCTATCAAATTATATCATTAAAGAGTTGAATCTTTGGCAGCCCATACACGAACGAATGTGGAAACTTGAACGAATAAAAGTTCTCAGCGAAGAGGTTAATAATAAATTGAAGCAGCTCCCAAATGGCGATCTTAAAGAATTCGTTAAAGCGCTTCATTATGAAATACTAACTGTATTAGAGTCAGTCCAGTCAAGTATCTTTATCGAGAACGATTAA
- a CDS encoding N-6 DNA methylase — protein sequence MIIRKEVFTFLKSYSTEPDKINRLIVSAFIKSNNIVLNNNRILKELIIKEKDHDYNAFLEFIEIQGFLGFEQLIEIFEFVISPEEKVITGAIYTPQLIRDFIVNNSISVNTNLQNFTVCDPACGCAGFLYTAAKKIKAITKSTYKVIFKNNIFGLDIQAYSVERSKLLLSLLALLEDEDEEEFEFNIFCGNALNFNWSFAIPNFEGFSNIIGNPPYVSSRNIDEESKRYLKNWKVCSTGHPDLYIPFFEIGLKYLKDHGVLGFITMNTFFKSVNGRALREFFQTDGIKLKIVDFGGQQIFQSKSTYTCICLLHKEFSESVQYTKLNDIKQILNPEKIRFNTVPYDKLNAFNGWNLQEIEIIGKIEGVGKPFGKSFKTRNGIATLKNDVYIFTPIKKDENYYFLENEEGVFKIESGICKDIINPNKLTTLQSIEDIRKKIIFPYQYEGDVVKLLREEIFARDFPYAYKYLSQMAPKLAGRDKGNGKYEKWYAYGRNQSLERFNHKLFFPHITSTIPSYILNAEPDLLFYNGLAIIGRDERELFFIKKIMSSRLFWFYIVNSSKPYGSGFYSLSRNYIKNFGVYEFSEDEIDKIIQENDMTKVNSFLEKKYDIHLH from the coding sequence ATGATTATTAGAAAAGAAGTATTTACCTTTTTGAAATCCTACTCAACCGAGCCGGATAAAATTAATCGACTTATAGTTTCCGCGTTTATTAAATCCAATAATATCGTTTTAAATAACAACAGGATTCTTAAAGAACTAATTATTAAGGAGAAAGACCATGATTATAATGCATTTCTAGAATTCATTGAAATCCAGGGTTTTTTAGGTTTTGAACAGTTAATAGAAATATTTGAGTTTGTTATATCTCCAGAAGAAAAAGTAATTACAGGGGCAATTTACACCCCACAACTAATACGGGATTTTATAGTAAATAACAGCATATCAGTGAATACCAATTTACAAAACTTCACCGTCTGTGATCCTGCATGTGGTTGTGCCGGTTTCTTGTATACCGCTGCAAAAAAGATAAAGGCTATTACGAAATCAACCTATAAAGTAATATTTAAAAACAACATCTTCGGCTTGGATATACAGGCCTATTCTGTAGAAAGATCGAAGTTATTGTTGTCGTTATTAGCATTGTTAGAAGATGAAGATGAGGAAGAATTTGAGTTTAATATTTTTTGTGGTAATGCATTAAATTTTAATTGGAGTTTTGCCATTCCCAATTTTGAAGGATTCTCAAATATAATTGGAAATCCGCCATATGTTTCCTCACGAAATATTGATGAAGAATCTAAAAGATACCTAAAAAATTGGAAGGTTTGCTCAACAGGACACCCTGATTTGTACATACCGTTTTTCGAAATTGGATTAAAGTATTTGAAGGATCACGGTGTGTTGGGATTTATCACAATGAATACGTTTTTTAAAAGTGTTAATGGTCGTGCATTACGTGAGTTTTTTCAAACGGATGGCATTAAACTTAAAATAGTTGATTTTGGGGGACAACAGATTTTTCAATCTAAGTCAACCTACACCTGCATTTGTCTTTTGCATAAAGAATTCTCTGAATCAGTCCAGTACACAAAATTAAATGACATTAAACAAATATTGAACCCTGAAAAAATAAGGTTTAACACAGTCCCTTATGATAAGTTAAATGCTTTCAACGGTTGGAATCTACAGGAAATCGAAATTATTGGAAAGATTGAAGGGGTTGGAAAACCTTTTGGTAAAAGTTTTAAAACCAGAAATGGAATTGCAACTTTAAAAAATGACGTCTATATTTTCACACCAATAAAAAAAGATGAGAATTATTATTTCTTAGAAAATGAAGAGGGAGTTTTTAAGATTGAAAGTGGCATATGTAAAGATATAATCAATCCAAATAAGTTAACTACTTTACAATCGATTGAAGACATCAGGAAAAAAATCATATTTCCTTACCAATATGAAGGAGATGTGGTAAAATTATTAAGAGAAGAGATATTCGCTAGAGATTTTCCTTATGCATATAAGTATTTATCGCAAATGGCTCCCAAGTTGGCGGGTAGGGATAAGGGTAATGGCAAGTACGAAAAATGGTATGCGTATGGTAGAAACCAATCGCTTGAAAGATTTAATCATAAACTATTCTTTCCGCATATCACCTCGACAATCCCCAGCTATATCCTAAATGCAGAACCGGATTTGCTATTTTATAATGGATTAGCAATCATTGGTAGGGATGAACGAGAATTGTTTTTTATAAAGAAAATAATGAGTTCAAGATTATTTTGGTTTTACATAGTAAACTCAAGCAAACCATATGGATCTGGATTTTATTCTTTAAGTCGGAATTACATAAAAAACTTCGGAGTCTATGAATTCAGTGAAGATGAAATCGACAAAATCATTCAGGAGAATGACATGACAAAGGTAAACAGCTTTCTTGAAAAGAAGTATGATATCCATTTACATTGA
- a CDS encoding bifunctional 2-polyprenyl-6-hydroxyphenol methylase/3-demethylubiquinol 3-O-methyltransferase UbiG, with amino-acid sequence MSFKQLISRDIELFYNKASEETRLEKGMGVFEFERIKSLIEKHILTSPLTIIDIGGGTGRYSEWLAKKGHKVHLVEPVSKHIKIARERARKLKNKFSIHIGESRKLEFSDNYADLIILHGPLYHLQEKEDRHLTIFEAKRVLKNNGIILGFAINYTASTLVGLLNGLIHKGSFFEMCKEELTTGKHNPPNDFPWLLAEAFYHKPEQLKDEFLKHELTYLNMYAVEGMVWLDKDFFANMLNAKRRKTLIELIQLTENDSFLLPFSPHMMIAVQKRYNYGK; translated from the coding sequence ATGAGTTTTAAGCAATTAATTAGTAGAGATATAGAGTTATTTTACAATAAAGCTTCGGAAGAAACTCGGCTTGAAAAGGGAATGGGCGTATTCGAATTTGAAAGAATCAAGTCTCTCATAGAAAAACACATCCTCACTTCTCCTTTAACCATAATTGATATCGGTGGTGGTACAGGAAGGTATTCAGAATGGCTAGCAAAAAAAGGACATAAGGTTCATTTGGTAGAGCCAGTTTCAAAACATATAAAAATTGCTCGGGAAAGAGCTAGAAAATTGAAAAACAAATTTTCAATACATATAGGAGAATCTCGAAAGTTGGAATTCTCAGATAATTATGCAGATCTTATTATTCTTCACGGGCCTCTTTATCATCTCCAAGAGAAAGAAGATAGGCATTTAACCATTTTTGAGGCTAAACGTGTTTTGAAAAACAACGGAATTATATTGGGTTTTGCCATTAATTACACTGCATCAACTTTGGTAGGGCTATTGAATGGATTAATCCATAAAGGATCATTTTTTGAAATGTGCAAAGAAGAATTGACTACCGGCAAACATAATCCACCCAACGATTTTCCATGGCTCTTAGCAGAAGCATTTTATCATAAGCCCGAACAATTAAAGGATGAATTTTTAAAACATGAGTTAACCTATCTAAATATGTATGCAGTTGAGGGCATGGTATGGTTAGATAAAGATTTTTTTGCCAATATGTTGAACGCTAAAAGACGAAAAACATTAATAGAGCTGATCCAATTAACTGAAAATGACAGCTTCCTCCTGCCTTTCAGTCCACATATGATGATAGCTGTACAAAAAAGATATAATTATGGAAAATAA
- a CDS encoding helix-turn-helix domain-containing protein, with product MKFIFSNLLIALCFLFEYAYSQGNAMETINEIPCAAPISSEIKDLNKVVLNADSLIVVANSDKQRISALMTKANVYRQQGNFPLSIRTAMHADSLASYTLNFQCQAAISGFLAKSFRSLGLMNISSRYLDRAMKANNMIKDSELKQFILVDLLHEQAYHSLEIKEYLKAAALASSAAKQIPKQAKDKMKIMVAQATNDQIMGIFEMNSGKLETADSLLNSALNKLSNINCSLKPHVYIALGEIAMKEGNFKSAQQYLSLVDQYLAVEMDDELEKISYDSWSAYYKDTGNMENALYYTQKSAELLKTKINRANILSASLLLETRDREEMYRFLYIISLSGIISFLVFAAYFLLVWKRKVWIQPEPVEVMSESQPASPGMSAEPEETSYPDLNGLNNHNTKLNQIKISRYTENCLYRKLGKLEAERFFLEKNVKLDQVASMMGTNSKYVSYIIQKYRHMDFYEFIQNKRIEYFLNLLKTSPELLDFKLAYLAQKCGYSSLSKFSTSFKAVTGMPPSTYINLLKKELNT from the coding sequence ATGAAATTCATTTTTAGTAACTTATTAATTGCATTGTGCTTCCTTTTTGAATACGCCTATTCACAAGGGAATGCCATGGAAACAATCAATGAAATACCTTGCGCCGCTCCTATTTCTAGTGAGATAAAAGATCTCAATAAAGTGGTGCTGAATGCTGATTCACTCATTGTTGTTGCCAATAGTGATAAACAACGTATTTCCGCTTTAATGACCAAGGCAAATGTCTATAGGCAACAAGGTAATTTCCCCCTATCGATCAGGACCGCCATGCATGCGGATTCATTAGCTTCCTATACCCTGAACTTCCAATGCCAAGCTGCCATTTCAGGCTTTTTGGCCAAGTCTTTTCGTTCCTTAGGTTTGATGAACATATCCAGCAGATACCTGGACCGCGCAATGAAGGCCAACAATATGATCAAAGACTCTGAACTAAAGCAATTTATTTTGGTAGATCTTTTACATGAACAAGCTTACCACTCCTTGGAAATAAAGGAATACTTAAAAGCCGCGGCTTTAGCTAGCTCTGCCGCAAAACAAATTCCCAAACAAGCCAAGGATAAAATGAAAATTATGGTAGCCCAAGCCACCAATGATCAGATCATGGGGATCTTTGAAATGAACTCGGGGAAATTAGAAACCGCAGACTCCCTCCTCAATTCTGCCCTAAACAAATTGAGCAATATAAACTGTTCCCTAAAACCCCATGTCTATATTGCCCTTGGAGAAATTGCCATGAAGGAGGGTAACTTTAAATCGGCACAGCAGTACTTGTCCTTGGTGGACCAATATCTAGCGGTTGAAATGGACGATGAGCTAGAGAAAATATCCTACGACAGCTGGTCCGCCTATTATAAGGATACTGGGAACATGGAGAATGCGCTCTATTATACCCAGAAATCCGCCGAGCTATTGAAAACAAAGATAAACCGGGCCAATATACTCTCCGCTAGCTTGCTTTTGGAGACTAGGGACAGGGAAGAAATGTACAGGTTTCTTTATATTATTTCCCTGAGCGGAATTATCTCATTCCTGGTCTTTGCTGCTTACTTCCTACTCGTTTGGAAACGCAAAGTATGGATTCAGCCAGAACCCGTCGAAGTAATGTCGGAAAGCCAACCAGCGAGTCCAGGGATGTCCGCAGAACCCGAAGAAACTAGCTACCCAGATCTCAATGGTCTAAATAATCACAACACAAAGCTGAACCAAATAAAAATATCGAGGTATACAGAAAATTGTCTCTATAGAAAACTGGGAAAACTAGAAGCTGAAAGGTTCTTCCTCGAGAAAAATGTAAAACTTGACCAAGTCGCCTCCATGATGGGCACAAATTCCAAATATGTATCCTATATCATCCAGAAATACCGCCACATGGATTTCTATGAATTTATCCAAAACAAACGGATTGAATATTTCCTTAATCTGTTGAAGACCTCACCGGAATTATTAGACTTCAAACTGGCATATCTCGCCCAAAAATGCGGCTACTCATCCTTGAGCAAGTTCTCAACCTCATTCAAGGCAGTCACTGGAATGCCCCCATCGACCTATATCAACCTCCTAAAAAAAGAGCTAAATACGTAG
- a CDS encoding DUF1573 domain-containing protein codes for MKLKYFNISLLAIINLLITGCMDIKDRKTTVEIEDNHRHYFPILAGELKDLVFNIKNTGDEPLILTDIITSCGCLKNSDGIGGFSIPPKKERKLILSYNSAKNIGAVKHYVTLYGNFKDAEYKEIVFDINVVPGAMYTKDYEELYTEELEENKSVELMMDGRQNGKGYYMPEPSPEIEKQNN; via the coding sequence ATGAAATTGAAATATTTTAACATTTCGCTTTTAGCAATCATCAACTTGTTGATAACAGGTTGCATGGACATCAAGGACAGGAAAACCACCGTGGAAATAGAAGATAACCATAGGCATTACTTTCCGATTTTAGCAGGTGAGCTCAAGGATTTGGTCTTTAACATCAAAAACACCGGCGATGAACCTTTAATCCTGACAGATATTATTACTTCTTGTGGTTGCCTGAAGAACTCAGACGGCATTGGCGGGTTTTCAATCCCACCCAAAAAAGAACGGAAGCTTATCCTGAGCTACAATAGCGCTAAGAACATTGGAGCAGTGAAACATTATGTTACACTTTACGGGAATTTTAAGGATGCCGAATACAAAGAGATTGTTTTTGATATCAATGTCGTCCCTGGGGCAATGTATACCAAGGACTATGAAGAATTGTATACAGAGGAACTTGAAGAAAATAAATCAGTTGAGCTTATGATGGATGGAAGGCAAAATGGGAAAGGATATTACATGCCTGAACCATCTCCAGAAATCGAGAAACAAAATAATTAA
- a CDS encoding DUF4838 domain-containing protein, with translation MYLFRFTIPLFGLFAFSSCTSSKGQSNVFNFAEQKIIISSNGDQSSAAMADYFNQHLSKRNTGNKLSIIRTDSPDTTNKTNQIYFELVPDLSFDYEIKNVPGKLSLFAKNRETMIWLIYGLISHLGDKVDIDAHDLPPAIIHFSTGQFNFAIHYREPHLLSNTDPDLVGIYHTNSVDRDWGIWGHNFKKIFNGKIPERAYAQTEAGINEDQFCFSSAETLAAIKAYLDGQEGNGLKYFMIAPNDNNIACTCETCKELGNKTADATGAVTNLLNSLAKQYPDYQFFTTAYLTTKRAPSIQMEKNTGVFISTIDFTKSSKIIPSSTAVQDFGTLVEQWKNKVNAVYLWDYISNFDDYLSPYPVLDRFQNQLSYFRSIGINGFFLNGSGYDYSPFEDIKTYVLSAMMMDPSLDAKDLVEGYCKRTYPTSGKLIADYLLAIEQKSSRSKSEIGIYLPFRELMKSYLDQGGFQKFHSDLSELSKKAKGEEKIKLDKLLLGLAYTQLQFDYHTGNFENGFLAEREGKVWINPKAEESILELAAFSKKYKQDHYKETDGEISNYIAEWKQILAHPMNRNLFQIEKVLELKTMQALEEAALLADNLPGFLSDFNQGWLLAAEDINVSGKLVSVEERKKTIRMRFLYNARHRMLKPDEIEILKDGQPIAKVAGMELIQEGNTFQLEKEVMVDGEQQIEIRINKNKSINNSVIACDEIEIF, from the coding sequence ATGTATCTTTTTAGATTCACCATACCCCTGTTCGGCCTTTTCGCCTTTAGCTCTTGCACGAGCAGTAAGGGCCAAAGCAATGTGTTCAACTTTGCTGAACAGAAGATAATTATCAGCTCTAACGGAGACCAGAGCAGTGCTGCAATGGCTGATTATTTCAATCAGCACCTTTCCAAGCGCAATACAGGCAACAAACTATCCATCATCAGAACAGATAGCCCAGATACCACAAACAAAACAAACCAGATATATTTTGAGCTTGTCCCTGACTTAAGCTTTGATTACGAGATCAAGAATGTTCCGGGAAAGCTTTCCCTATTTGCAAAAAACAGGGAAACCATGATATGGCTGATTTATGGCCTTATCTCCCATTTGGGAGACAAGGTCGATATCGATGCACATGACCTCCCTCCTGCCATCATTCATTTCAGCACAGGCCAATTCAATTTCGCGATTCACTATCGTGAGCCACACTTGCTCAGTAATACCGACCCAGATCTAGTAGGCATCTACCATACCAATAGCGTAGACCGTGATTGGGGAATTTGGGGCCATAATTTTAAAAAGATTTTTAATGGAAAGATCCCTGAAAGAGCCTATGCGCAGACCGAAGCGGGTATAAATGAAGATCAATTTTGTTTCTCCTCTGCAGAAACCCTGGCTGCCATCAAAGCATATCTTGACGGGCAAGAGGGAAATGGCTTAAAGTACTTTATGATCGCTCCCAATGACAATAACATCGCTTGTACTTGTGAAACTTGTAAAGAATTGGGGAACAAGACAGCTGATGCAACAGGTGCAGTTACAAATCTGCTGAATAGCCTTGCAAAGCAGTATCCAGACTATCAATTTTTCACCACGGCCTACCTGACTACTAAACGTGCTCCCTCCATTCAAATGGAAAAAAACACCGGTGTATTCATCAGCACGATCGATTTCACAAAATCTTCCAAAATCATCCCAAGCAGTACCGCTGTCCAAGATTTTGGAACCTTGGTAGAGCAATGGAAAAATAAAGTCAATGCGGTCTACCTCTGGGACTATATTTCAAATTTCGACGATTATTTGAGCCCTTACCCCGTATTAGATCGCTTTCAAAATCAGCTGAGTTACTTTCGTTCTATCGGAATCAATGGCTTTTTCCTCAACGGTTCGGGCTATGACTATTCTCCATTCGAAGACATCAAGACCTATGTACTAAGTGCGATGATGATGGATCCAAGCTTGGATGCCAAAGACCTAGTCGAGGGCTATTGCAAAAGGACATATCCAACATCAGGTAAGCTAATAGCTGATTATCTTTTAGCGATTGAACAGAAATCAAGTCGATCAAAATCTGAAATAGGAATTTATTTACCTTTCAGAGAACTGATGAAATCCTATTTAGACCAAGGTGGGTTTCAAAAATTCCATAGCGATCTATCTGAACTGAGCAAAAAAGCAAAAGGAGAAGAAAAGATAAAGCTTGACAAATTATTATTAGGCTTGGCCTATACCCAACTCCAGTTTGACTACCATACTGGAAATTTTGAAAACGGATTCCTTGCAGAACGAGAAGGAAAGGTATGGATCAATCCCAAGGCCGAGGAGAGCATCTTGGAATTGGCAGCCTTTTCCAAAAAATACAAACAGGACCATTATAAGGAAACTGATGGCGAGATAAGCAACTATATCGCCGAATGGAAACAGATCCTAGCCCATCCAATGAACAGAAATCTTTTCCAGATCGAGAAGGTGCTGGAATTAAAGACCATGCAAGCACTGGAAGAAGCTGCTCTATTGGCTGACAACCTGCCCGGATTCCTCTCCGATTTCAATCAAGGCTGGTTATTAGCTGCAGAGGATATCAATGTTTCAGGTAAGCTGGTATCCGTAGAGGAAAGAAAAAAAACAATCCGCATGCGGTTCCTATATAATGCAAGGCACCGGATGCTAAAGCCAGACGAGATTGAAATACTGAAAGACGGGCAGCCCATCGCAAAGGTCGCGGGCATGGAATTGATCCAAGAAGGCAACACATTCCAGCTTGAAAAGGAGGTCATGGTCGATGGAGAGCAACAAATTGAAATAAGGATAAACAAAAATAAAAGCATTAACAATTCAGTAATAGCATGTGATGAAATTGAAATATTTTAA
- a CDS encoding lipopolysaccharide assembly protein LapB, giving the protein MLKRFIFSKRMITAFGLIFFCLVSYAQSTGSTNQNNLEVNQINALYNQQRWEEGRKKAEEILQKNPKDSDMRMMLGKYYIHSKQYDKARYELVKSLEYGPSNLESKKMLITVETETARYSSAICYVNELLEVNPYLKDLWRKKIDLYRVSGNQVEADRLLKRIAQIYPEDHELRKDQTYITEQRTAEVRNSGKIDKTIELARKSVEDQPQEQESYFSVIDSYIKAGDYNNALVYSERALNQFPGNEGFISKKLAVLEHQKRYSELLGFLGQEMNRGGSANLRNQYNYFLLEAARNAKEGDAGTLYGKIFEASPGNEEAFAYVFNERVGQEQYEEAVDVLNRHRNSIGGSKELDLKELTVYKRMQNQPKVASLTKDLFSKYPDDMDLRESYVTNTLRSAKNSMD; this is encoded by the coding sequence ATGTTAAAGAGATTTATATTCTCCAAAAGGATGATTACAGCCTTTGGACTGATCTTTTTTTGCCTTGTTTCTTATGCTCAAAGCACAGGGTCTACCAACCAAAATAATTTGGAAGTAAATCAAATCAATGCATTATACAACCAGCAGCGCTGGGAAGAAGGCAGGAAAAAAGCAGAGGAAATCTTGCAAAAAAACCCCAAAGATTCCGATATGAGAATGATGCTGGGTAAATACTATATCCATAGCAAGCAATATGATAAAGCAAGGTATGAACTGGTCAAATCATTGGAATATGGCCCTAGCAATCTTGAATCTAAGAAGATGCTTATTACGGTCGAAACGGAGACCGCGCGCTATTCAAGTGCAATCTGTTATGTCAATGAGTTGCTGGAGGTAAACCCCTATTTGAAAGACCTTTGGCGAAAAAAGATTGATTTATATCGCGTATCAGGAAACCAAGTGGAAGCTGATCGTTTGTTAAAAAGAATTGCACAGATATATCCTGAAGACCACGAGTTGCGCAAGGATCAAACATATATTACCGAGCAGCGCACTGCTGAAGTCCGCAATTCGGGAAAAATAGATAAGACCATCGAACTGGCGAGGAAATCAGTAGAAGACCAACCCCAAGAGCAGGAGAGTTATTTTTCGGTTATAGACAGCTACATCAAGGCCGGGGATTATAACAACGCCTTGGTTTATTCCGAAAGAGCCTTAAACCAGTTTCCAGGAAACGAAGGTTTCATCAGCAAGAAACTAGCCGTCCTAGAACATCAGAAGCGCTATTCAGAGCTGTTGGGCTTCCTTGGTCAAGAGATGAACCGAGGTGGAAGTGCAAACCTTAGGAACCAGTACAACTACTTTCTACTTGAAGCGGCCCGCAATGCCAAGGAAGGCGATGCAGGAACGCTATATGGAAAAATATTTGAAGCTTCGCCCGGAAACGAGGAAGCATTCGCCTATGTTTTCAATGAACGCGTGGGCCAAGAACAATATGAGGAAGCTGTCGATGTCCTGAATAGGCACCGAAACAGTATAGGTGGCAGCAAAGAGCTCGACCTGAAGGAACTGACCGTCTATAAAAGGATGCAGAACCAACCTAAAGTTGCTAGCCTAACCAAAGACCTTTTTAGCAAGTACCCAGACGACATGGACCTACGCGAGTCTTATGTCACCAATACCTTAAGAAGTGCCAAAAACAGCATGGACTAG
- a CDS encoding glycosyltransferase, producing MAYFFNYLIYFYATALAVFYLALMVMSYFKTIRYRFKYTKREENYLKDFPDQAPGISIVAPAYNEEVIISDSVHSFLNLDYPTFEVIIVNDGSTDRTLDILKEEFELMEVPYYYVYKVFCQPIKRVFRSSNPAFSKLIVVDKVNGGTKADAMNAGVNIAQYDHFINTDVDCILSEDTMSKIILPVLDSDTQVIAVGATMRMVNGCKVEKGKITRVKAPSRLIPLFQETEYLRSYLVAKMGWSMINSIPNVSGGFGLFDRQVVISAGGFDSTSHAEDMDMTVRMVAFMRENKRKYKIVQCPYSLCWTEGPPNISLLNRQRTRWGRGMLQFIVDHRKFLLNRDYGRMGLIVMPYIVFFEFLAPIIEIAGFIFFLFLLLTGQVNFETFWMMLLYAYLIGLVVSIVTVSNDLVLGKLYRNFWEYLKLVFFAALEPFLYHPLVVFFTLKGYVQYITKKDFKWGQMTRQGYAPNKNTNTAT from the coding sequence ATGGCCTATTTCTTTAACTATTTGATCTACTTCTATGCCACCGCCTTGGCGGTCTTCTATCTGGCATTAATGGTAATGAGCTATTTCAAAACGATTCGCTATCGATTTAAATACACGAAGCGGGAAGAGAATTATCTAAAGGACTTTCCTGACCAAGCTCCAGGAATATCAATTGTTGCACCTGCCTATAATGAAGAAGTCATTATCTCAGACAGTGTTCACTCCTTTTTAAATCTTGATTATCCAACATTTGAAGTGATCATCGTGAATGATGGAAGTACCGACAGGACCCTCGACATCTTGAAAGAGGAATTCGAATTGATGGAGGTGCCCTATTATTATGTCTACAAGGTGTTCTGTCAACCCATAAAAAGAGTTTTTCGATCCAGCAATCCGGCATTCAGTAAGCTTATTGTGGTCGATAAAGTAAACGGAGGTACCAAAGCGGACGCGATGAATGCAGGGGTAAATATTGCTCAATACGATCATTTCATCAATACAGATGTAGACTGCATCCTTTCTGAGGACACCATGAGCAAAATCATTCTTCCCGTCCTTGATTCCGACACACAAGTTATCGCCGTAGGAGCCACCATGCGCATGGTGAATGGCTGCAAGGTAGAGAAAGGAAAGATAACCCGGGTAAAAGCGCCGAGCCGATTGATTCCACTTTTCCAGGAAACTGAATATTTAAGGTCATACCTAGTTGCAAAAATGGGTTGGTCGATGATCAACTCCATTCCAAATGTCTCTGGGGGCTTCGGTTTGTTTGATAGACAGGTCGTAATCTCCGCTGGGGGCTTTGATTCCACCTCCCATGCAGAGGATATGGACATGACCGTGAGAATGGTCGCGTTTATGCGGGAGAACAAAAGAAAATATAAAATAGTTCAATGTCCCTATAGTCTATGCTGGACTGAGGGACCTCCCAACATAAGCCTCTTGAACAGGCAGAGAACAAGGTGGGGACGCGGGATGCTTCAGTTTATCGTCGATCACCGAAAATTCCTCTTGAACAGAGATTATGGGAGAATGGGGCTGATCGTCATGCCGTATATTGTTTTTTTTGAGTTCCTGGCACCAATCATTGAGATAGCGGGCTTTATATTCTTCCTGTTTTTATTGTTAACAGGTCAGGTTAATTTCGAAACCTTTTGGATGATGCTGCTCTATGCCTATTTAATTGGATTGGTGGTTTCGATAGTCACTGTTTCCAATGATTTAGTTCTTGGAAAGTTGTATAGAAATTTCTGGGAATATCTCAAGCTGGTGTTCTTTGCAGCCCTAGAGCCTTTTTTATATCACCCGCTGGTGGTTTTTTTCACCCTGAAAGGCTATGTTCAGTACATTACCAAAAAGGATTTCAAATGGGGCCAGATGACCCGACAGGGATACGCACCTAATAAAAACACAAACACCGCAACATAA